A segment of the Chthonomonadales bacterium genome:
GAGGTTCAGCGGGTGAAGCACCTGGTGAACGAGATGCCGGACACGCGCGCGGAGCTTGTCGAGTCGATCAAGGCGCGCGTCGAGTCGGGCGCCTACGCGGTCTCGGGCGAGGAGATCGCGGACCTGATGATCCGCCGGGCCCTCGCCGACCACGTGCGCTAGGCACGCCCGGCTTCCACGGCCGATCCCCCAGGGGGGCGCTCTGCGCCCCCCTGTCGCGCGTCCGGGCGCCGTTGCCCGCGGCAGGAGTCCGCCCATCGCCCGCCCAACTCTAGGGAGCAATCCCGGAGGGGCGCATGGGCATCGTCTACGCCGTCGTCAACCAGAAGGGCGGGGTCGGCAAGACCACCACGGCCGTCAGCGTGGCGGCGTCCCTCGCCCTGGCCGGGCAGCGGGTGCTCGTGGTCGACCTTGATCCCCAGGGAAACGCGACCAGCGGCCTCGGCGTCGACAAGAACGCCGTCGGCGCGGGTAACGGGGCCACGTCGTCGATCTACGATGTGCTGATCGACGACGCGCCGATCGGGTCGGCGATCGCGCGGACGCCCGTCACCGGGCTCGACCTGGTTCCCACGAACCTTGACCTGGCCGGCGCCGAGATCGAGTTGATGCCGCGTCTCTCGCGCGAGAACTGCCTTCGGCGGGCGCTGGCCCCCGTGCGCGACGGCTTCGACTTCGTGCTGATCGACACACCCCCATCCCTCGGGCTGCTCACCGTCAACGCCCTGGTGGCCGCCGACTCCGGCCTTGTGCCGATCCAGTGCGAGTACTACGCGCTCGAGGGCGTCAGCCAGCTGCTGAAGACGGTCGACCTGGTCCGGCGGCATCTGAACCCCACGTTCGCCGTGCGCCTGGTTGTCCTGACGATGTACGACAGCCGCGCACGCCTGAGCCAGCAGGTCGTCGCGGAGGTTCGGCAGGCCTTTGGCGACCGCGTCTCGCCCACCCTGGTGCCTCGCAACGTGCGCCTCTCGGAGGCGCCGAGCCACGGTCTGCCGATCGCGCTCTACGACTCGCGCTCACGCGGCGCCCGGGCCTACCGGGCGATCGCCGAGGAGATGCTTCGCGATGGAAAAGCGTGGGCTGGGGAAGGGGCTTAGCGCCCTGCTGGGCGGCGTGCTCGCGCAGGAGGACGCTGCGGCGGTGCGCGAGGTAGGCGTGGAGACGATCGTGCCAAACCCGTTCCAGCCGCGCCGCGAGTTCGACCCGGAGCGGATGAAGGAGTTGGCGCAGTCGGTACGCGAGCACGGTGTGCTCCAGCCGGTGCTTGTTCGGCGTGTCGGGGTGGACCGCTACGAGCTGATCGCTGGCGAGCGGCGGCTTCGCGCCGCTCGCCAGCTCGGCCTGGCGACGATCCCGGCGATCGTCCGGGATTGCGCCGGCGGCCAGGCGCTCGAGATGGCGCTGGTCGAGAACGTGCAGCGCGAGGACATCAACGCCGTGGAGGCGGCCTTCGCTTA
Coding sequences within it:
- the flgM gene encoding flagellar biosynthesis anti-sigma factor FlgM, which produces MKISMQEVARILRSQEVAPSASTPTNGNGKATGTNGNGHAASVEISAAAQEVQRVKHLVNEMPDTRAELVESIKARVESGAYAVSGEEIADLMIRRALADHVR
- a CDS encoding ParA family protein, producing the protein MGIVYAVVNQKGGVGKTTTAVSVAASLALAGQRVLVVDLDPQGNATSGLGVDKNAVGAGNGATSSIYDVLIDDAPIGSAIARTPVTGLDLVPTNLDLAGAEIELMPRLSRENCLRRALAPVRDGFDFVLIDTPPSLGLLTVNALVAADSGLVPIQCEYYALEGVSQLLKTVDLVRRHLNPTFAVRLVVLTMYDSRARLSQQVVAEVRQAFGDRVSPTLVPRNVRLSEAPSHGLPIALYDSRSRGARAYRAIAEEMLRDGKAWAGEGA